CTGCCGGCGTCGGTCATCCGGGACCCGGGACCAGCGGCTGTCGGCGGACCGGTCCCCGGATCCCCACTCCCTCATCCCAGATTCCGGATCCCCGATCCCGTTGCTCTCCTCCCTACGGCGGCCACCCCAGGCTGTAGATGCTCTTCCCCCCGCGGGCGGGCCCCTTGAGGATCTCCTCCAGCTCCCTCTCGTCCCGCTCGGTCAGCAGGTGCGCGGGAGGCAGCTGGCCGGGCGGGAACTTCTGCAGGATGTCGGTGACCAGCCGCTCCAGGTAGTCCAGCAGGGCCTCCACCCCCGGCAGGGCCTTCTCGGCCCGGGCCAGGGTGGGCCGGCCCACGACCCCCTCCAGATAGGCTTTCACTTCGATGGGTCCGGCGCCCACGTGGCCGTACCAGGCGATGGGCCGCCGCAGGAGGTTGCCGGCCTTGTCCACGTGCCCTTCGGGCAGGAAGCCGAACGGCGTGTTGTCCACCGCCCACTCCTGCTTCATCAGTTCCGGAAACAGGGCCAGGCACCAGCTGGTCTCCACCTCGTCGGCGTGGATGAACGGGGTCTCGTACGGTCCGCCCTCCGCCCGCAGCCGGAAGTGGTCGGGGATGGCGTGGTACCAGTTCACGTTCACGATCAGCGCCGGCACCCGGTAGCGCTTGGCGAACTGGTGGATGGCGGTGGGGATCACGTACTCCTGGCCGTGGCCGTTGAGCAGGATCTGCTTGCGGAACCCCATGTTCCAGAAGCCGGCGATCATGGCCCGCACGAAGGCGGTGAAGACGTCTTCGGGAATCGGCACGGTGCCCGGCATGCCGATGTGGTGGTAGGGGTGCGAGCCGAACCACAGCGGCTCGCTGACGGTGCACCCGGTGCGCTCGGCCACGAGCTCGGCCATGCGCGTCACCAGGAAGATGTCCTCCCCCAGGGGCGCGTTGGGGCCGTGGGCTTCGGTAGATCCCAGCGGCACGATCAGCACGTCGTTGGTCTTCAGGCGTTCTTCCACATCGCGCATGGTCATGGTCTGCAGGTAGATGCCGGTGCGTTTGTCCATGTGGCCGCCCGGCGGCGGCAGCTGCCACTTGCCCATCGGTCGCCCTCCTCCCTGATGCGATTAGGCGCTGGCGGTGTCGTCCCGGAGCACGTGCACCCGCTCCGGGGGAATCTCCAGGAACACCTCCCCTTCGTAGACCGTCTCGCCCGGCGCCGGCACGTCCACGATCCAGGTGATCCCGCCGGCCGCCACCCAGTACCG
This is a stretch of genomic DNA from Armatimonadota bacterium. It encodes these proteins:
- the iolN gene encoding 3-dehydro-scyllo-inosose hydrolase; this translates as MGKWQLPPPGGHMDKRTGIYLQTMTMRDVEERLKTNDVLIVPLGSTEAHGPNAPLGEDIFLVTRMAELVAERTGCTVSEPLWFGSHPYHHIGMPGTVPIPEDVFTAFVRAMIAGFWNMGFRKQILLNGHGQEYVIPTAIHQFAKRYRVPALIVNVNWYHAIPDHFRLRAEGGPYETPFIHADEVETSWCLALFPELMKQEWAVDNTPFGFLPEGHVDKAGNLLRRPIAWYGHVGAGPIEVKAYLEGVVGRPTLARAEKALPGVEALLDYLERLVTDILQKFPPGQLPPAHLLTERDERELEEILKGPARGGKSIYSLGWPP